The nucleotide sequence tgtcgaagtaatcatcaaaatcggtttagcgacagtcgagataattgaggttatgtgatattgaaattggtttttcgactgtggcgcccctggtgttggtcccacgaagttcaaatattctagaaagttgtagcatctggtgagatctttcgtttaagccctcactcatcaaaatcggtcacatagaaccggagatatgattttttgaattttgtgaactttgacccctcatatctccggatctgttttaaccacagcgcacatttgcaccattttggaaacgtcctagactggactacaacatactgaaatttcattaacttgcacaatgccgttttttagaaaagtgactttgaatttcgatgaattttgacgctatcacagcgccacctgtggtgactttttgaacttccatctgaaagtgctcatcgagacgaaaccaaaaaggtaaaatttaggtcgctatgttagttagaaccggagatagaggccggtcaatgtttgaactttgaccccttatagctcgggtcaggggttttagatcgacttaaggtttttttttgtttgataggtataatcaacggctacaacatactaaaatttcagcccgatgcacaatggaatttttgagttatttaacttataagatttaaaaattttctttttaataatagcgcccctagcggtggttttatgaacttgcgatgttagaaaggcaggtggcatttcacaagagctttccaaaaagccctcactttttaaattctgacaattaggaccggagttatggccattttaagaatttttttttggacccttatagctcgggtcaggggggtcgggggaccttaagtttggtattgatggaaagctctaaggcccagctataacatactaaaatttgagcccgctcgatgccataggggcggagctattgagaaaacaaaaaaaggggggtcttcaaaatggcggaaggaggggtggggggtggggggtctatgcaccaagttgcaattttcacccgatatataacctttgccgaaaaccgcaagtcgatatcttttttagtttaggagctattaagctccaaagagcggccggccggccggccggccggccagccggccggccggccgggaacgtaaattagccacatatatattcgtgatcaggaagtgctgaaacacgttttggccaagtttgagcttgatcggacgacatgaaattttgttaggattatagtaggtgagattgttaagaatctcacctaataagccTTCTAATTCCCACTACAACAAACCCCATTATTCGCATGTTATTTCTAAACCTCATAAAAACAAATATGGAACACTTTCCCAAATTCATACAGTACATTCTCACTCTCATGGTCATAAAGAACATTACTATGTACCTTTACCTTATCAGGAAGACAAGGACAAGCCTACATCTACTGTACCTGAGCCAGAATatccaaattttatttcagttttTCACCCCGTTGTTGATAATGTATGTGACCGCGTTTGGTTTATAGACAGTGGCGTTCTTGGCTATGTGGACGGTCATAAAGAAGTATCTAGACCATCTATCTGGGTAGTTGATTTGCCTACAAGGGGAAAATGTGGCGAGGGTCCTTATCCTGTCAGTCATCGTTACGAAATTCCCAGTAACGTTCTTCCCGGAGGAACATATCATGGACTATCTTACGTGTCCTTAGATTACAAAAAAGGTGGAACCTGTGATGACGTTTTTGTATACTTCCCAGCAATTTTGACCGGTCGAGTAAATGTATACGATTTCAAGAATAATAAGGCATGGTCTTTCCAGGATCACTACTCATTCTTCCCGGTCATTAGCACTAGCACTTTTGTCCAGGAAGACGAAAAATATACCATGAATTACGGAGTGTTCTCAATTACTTTGGGTTGGAGGGATGCTCGTGGCTATCGCACGGCTTATTATATATCTCCGACTTCGACTGTTGAATTTGGAGTATCTACAGAAGTACTCAAACAAAAAGATCTCGCACCATTAAACTACAATTCAGATGACTTTAAACCTATTGGTAATCGAGGTTGTGAAACACAAGCACAAATTCATGTCTTTGATTCAAAGAATGGAGTGATTTTCTATGGTGACAGACACGGCCTATCTTTGAGATGTTGGAATGTGAGAAAACCTCTTACACCGGACAACGTTGATGTTGTATATAACGATGCTAATCTTGTCTATGTTCATAGCATGTTTGTAAGTATCCATGAAACAATTTCAAATAAGAAACATtagattaattttcttttcaaaatagatTGATGAAAAAGGATATTTATGGGCCCTGAGCAACAAGAATCCTCACTACTTTTCCTACGGATTAGATACCACTAAAGTTAATGTCAGACTCTACCGTGTGCACGTTGACGATGCCATCAGGGGTACAGTTTGTgctaatgatgatgatgaatatAAAGCAGAAGGAGTCTTTGATTACTCAAAAACTCCGGAGGACTTCATAAAATAAGCTTATAGGAAGTcacaaaaaagaaacttttagtTGAAAAAAGTTGATATTGTAATCATCATTTACAGAGATCACAAATAAGTATATAACATGATTGTGAACTtcatataatatttataaaaagaaatttaccaGATAATCAAATAGAAATAAATTGCATCATAATAAATGAATTAATTCACGTTTCGCATATTTAATTTTACTCaacatttatttgaaaattcaccTGTGTGTTGTTTACAAATCTGTAATATATATTTATTGTACAGCTGCGATGGGCCTATAAAATTAGATCAATTTCTGTAGCATTTAGTAGTTCACTTCCGACGACTCTATAATGAAGTTCTTTTTGAGTGTTATTGCTTTAGCatcttttcaatatgttttctgTGACGATGTTGAAAGATTTTACGCATGGAGAAATATAACTTTTGAAGACGTAAAAGAAGGTACGTGTatcgtattaggtgagattcttaacaatctcacctactataatcctaacaaaatctcatgtcctccgattggccccaaactttgccagaacgtgttttgacacttcctgatcacgaatatatggatggctaaaaaccgttcccgtccgtccgtccgtccgtccgtccgtccgtccgtccgtccgtccgtccgtccgtccgtccgtccgtccgtccgtccgtccgtccgtccggccgctctttggagcttaatagctcctaaactaaaaaagatatggacttgcggttttcggcaaaggttaaatatcgtatgaaaattgcaacttggtgcattgaccccctaccccccacccctccttccgccattttgaataccctcttattttgttttcttaatggctccgcccctatggcatcgatcgggctcaaattttagaatgttatagctgggccttagggctttccatcaatatcaaacttaaggtcccccgacccccctgacccgagctataagggtccaaaaaaaatttcttaaaatggccataactccggttctaattgtcagaatttaaaaaaatgggggctttttggaaagctctcgtgaaatgccacttccccttctaacatcgcaagttcgtaaaactaccgctaggggcgctattattaaaaagaaaatttttaaatcttataagttaaataactcaaaaattccattgtgcatcgggctgaaattttagtatgttgtagccgttgattatacctatcaaacaaaaaaaccttaagtcgatccataacccctgacccgagctataaggggtcaaagttcgaatattgaccggcctctatctccggttctaattaacatagcgacataaattttacctttttggtttcgtctcgatgagcactttcagatggaagttcaaaaagtccccataggtggcgctgcgatagcgtcaaaattcatcgaaattcaaaatcatttttctcaaaaattccttaatgaaattaatgaaattttagtatgttgtagcccagtctaggacgtttccaaaatggtacaaatgtgcgctgtggttaaaacagaaccggagatatgaggggtcaacttcacgaaattcaaaaaatcatatctccggttctatgtgaccgattttgatgaattagggcttaaacgaaagatctcaccaaatgctacaactttctagaatatttgaacttcgtgggaccaacaccaggggcgccacagtcgaaaaaccaatttcaatatcacataacctcaattatctcgactgtcgctgaaccgattttgatgattacttcgacataattgtagagtacatttgtctctacatttcgtccatacatcattttccgctcagactacgccatcactccgattttgctgtttaagtgtgaaaaaattgatttttctcataataacgctttgaaatcactcagatgccaatttgactgcctttacttcaccaagacacttaaaatacggttttaaatggaaagtcccacaaaagacaacaattctttgatatagttgaagttcaacaaatgactacttagggaactctggatgaaaaaacgagttaagaaacaaaaaacctcgcttatcttgacttctgagtaatcgatgagatcatgttctatgggaaaattatagagaacattctggtctacatttcacccatatatcacttttgtgccagttcatccaaatccttgatattttggtttaaatacaaaatttgtataatttcacgaattttattcaagataactgaatggcgtctcccaacttcatgctccaaatcgaatttgcacgcactccgagttagctcacgttaagaatctcacctacataagccggttaggattatctgtccctttttaccCTAAAAAGGAATCTTTAAGTTTCATTATTCAATTTAGGTACCTATAAGCCAGGAGATGTCATACCAACTGGAGTTACTCATGATGCGAAAACCAAGAAACTTTACTTTGGAGTTCCAAGACGATATTCCAATATTCCATACACACTTGCTGAAATTGACACTCGCAACTATAATCGATCTGAAATACGTTCTCCTCCGTTCAGTAAATTCAATAGTCAAAGTGGTAAAGAATTCACATCGATTTATCAACCAGTGATTGATGATTGTCGTAGACTTTGGGTTCTCGATGTTGGACAAGTGGACTATAAAAAACATGGAAATGAATATCCAACGAAAAACCCCGAAATTATCGCTTTCGATCTTAATCAAGAAGGAAATCCGGAAGTACATCGATATAAATTAGAAGGTGATGTTGCACGATCTCCACTAGGTTTTGGAGGATTTGCCGTTGATGTAATAAACCCAAATGGAAATTGTGCCAAATCCGATGAAACTTATCTTTATATTACGAATTTTATTGATAACGCTCTTATTGTGTATGACATGAAGAATAAGAATGCATGGAAATTTAATGACGATTCGTTCAAGCCAGAACCAGGGAAGTCCGTATTTAATCATAAAGGCGAACAATATTCCTATATCGCAGGAATATTTGGTATAACTCTGGGAGATAGGAACAAGGACGGACACCGACCAGCTTATTATTTAGCAGGATCGAGCACAAAGGTCTACAGTGTCAATACCGCATCTCTAAAGGAAAAGGGTGCATCTCTTAAACCAAGATTACTAGGAGAACGTGGTTTTAAAACAGAAGCCATTGCACTTGCTTACGATCCAAAGACTAAAGTCATCTTCTTCGTTGAATCTGATAGCAGACAAGTGTCTTGCTGGAATATACAAAAGGAATTAATACCTAAAAATGTTGGCGTTATTTATACAAATGCCTATTTTGTGTTTGGAACAGATATAatggtaattattttattcattaaaatttcatatttatatTACATAATTCCTACTTTTAGGTTGATGCTGATTCGACTCTGTGGTTTATGTCTAATGCTCATCCACCAACAGAACTACCCAATTTGGACTTCGATAAGCGCCAAATTCGTTTAATGTACGTACCAACACACCGCGCAATTCGTAATCTACCGTGTGAAGTGAGAAAACCTAAATAAAAAGCTCTGCTTTAGATTAGTGCATACAAATCAATATGTACTTTATAAAGTCAAGAAAATAaaagcattttcaaaaaaagataTGACAAAGTTTACTTGAATTCGTGACTTCTTAAGAATTGGTTTCGTGCTATAATATTTCCATAAGATGAATAAGGTTTTTAAGGATTTAAAGCTTATCAATTGTCCAAAAACTTTTGTTGATATTGAATAGCTACAGAGAATTCAAAGAATTGCTCCCAGAGACAAAAGAGTTGGCTAAACTGGACatacaaaaaggattttttgggtTCATGTGTGTTAAGGAAAATACTCGttcagaagagaaaaaaaagactctGAAGATGATTGGTTTCAAAATTTACTTTGTACTTaccagttttatttatttaatctttCTGCAAGTTTTCGAAGCAAAAATTCGCcaacaattcaattttgatgattagTGCACAACTGCTTTTGGATTTATTAAAGAAGTAATCTGGATCGTTGAAGACCTCGAGGGACATTTATCCATCACTCTCTGTTCGAAAAGTATGAGTCTTCTTGTCATTCAAATGGATTTTGACCTTCTAAACTAAAGTAAAGCCTTACGTGCAAAACATTATGTCCCACAGCGAATATACTAGAATCTTATGCCTTAAACGAGCATGTGAGGCTGTGGGAGATCCAAATGTACTTTGTGGAGGTAATGGGGGGAAAGTATAGGCATTAACGCACTTTTCTTAGGCAATACTCGTGCCAAATTTGTCATGTAAGTGTAAAACTGGAAAGCATtgagtattaggtgagattcttaacaatctcacctactataatcctaacaaaatttcatgtcgtccgatcgacctcaaacttggccaaaatgtgtttcgccacttcctgattccgaatatatggggggctaagttaagttcccggccggccgtccggccgctctttggagcttaatagctcctaaactaaaaaagatatcgacttgcggttttcggcaaaggttatatatcgcatgaaaattgcaacttggtgcattgaccccccaccccccacccctccttccgccattttgaagatcccctttttttgttttctcaatagctccgcccctgtggcatcgagcgggctcaaattttagtatgttatagctgggccttagagctttccatcaataccaaacttaaggtcccccgacccccctgacccgagctataagggtccaaaaaaaaatcttaaaatggccataactcctgttctaattgtcagaatttaaaaaatgagggctttttggaaagctctcatgaaatgccacttccccttctaacatcgcaagttcataaaaccaccgctaggggcgctattattaaaaagaaaatttttaaatcttataagttaaataactcaaaaattccttatgcaatcgggctgaaattttagtatgttgtagccgttgattatacctatcaaacaaaaaaaaccttaagtcgatccataacccctgacctgagctataaggggtcaaagttcgaacattgaccggcttctatctccggttctaattaacatagcgacctaaattttacctttttgatatagttgaagttcaacaaatgactacttagggaactctggatgaaaaaacgagttaagaaacaaaaaacctcgcttatcttgacttctgagtaatcgatgagatcatgttctatgggaaaattatagagaacattctggtctacatttcacccatatatcacttttgtgccagttcatccaaatccttgatattttggtttaaatacaaaatttgtataatttcacgaatttgattcaagataattgaatggcgactcacaatttcagctctaaatcgaatttgcatgcactccgagttagctcacgttaagaatctcacctacataagccggttaggattatctgtccctttcatgtTTCATTCAAAGCATCAGGTATTATTCAGAATTATGAAACTGAATATGATATACTGGAATTTTGTCCAAAACGAGTTGTGGAGCTAGCGGGGGCTAGGGTCATTTATGAATAATTCATTACGCCTAGGCacttatgaagaaaaaattgctagaatatattttaatattataaaagtatttaatatatataattatGGTGTTTTCCAACGGTTGATTCAAGTATTATCAATTCCGGTAAGCGTCAAGGGATGGGgcaactaagaaaaaaattgattcttcccaaagctttcggctcagactccaagctttcctcagtggtcaaatctgttctCTTATTGCTTTGTCATACGTCTCCTTGGTTCACAGGGCATAAGATCTGGGGCACTGCACTTTTCTTTTCTagttattttctcaattttcttagTAGGTTTTCTTCTGTATGT is from Phlebotomus papatasi isolate M1 chromosome 1, Ppap_2.1, whole genome shotgun sequence and encodes:
- the LOC129798678 gene encoding L-dopachrome tautomerase yellow-f2-like → MTEEKEKVEVTKVDKPEFEVNEKDKVLESDNPQEIEKDVTKSNSEDKENFKDDGTHNENNMALNAETMNMDNLEEKDVNVEENINTDDDESRKKWSSGNKHKDKDRNKNPPSNSHYNKPHYSHVISKPHKNKYGTLSQIHTVHSHSHGHKEHYYVPLPYQEDKDKPTSTVPEPEYPNFISVFHPVVDNVCDRVWFIDSGVLGYVDGHKEVSRPSIWVVDLPTRGKCGEGPYPVSHRYEIPSNVLPGGTYHGLSYVSLDYKKGGTCDDVFVYFPAILTGRVNVYDFKNNKAWSFQDHYSFFPVISTSTFVQEDEKYTMNYGVFSITLGWRDARGYRTAYYISPTSTVEFGVSTEVLKQKDLAPLNYNSDDFKPIGNRGCETQAQIHVFDSKNGVIFYGDRHGLSLRCWNVRKPLTPDNVDVVYNDANLVYVHSMFIDEKGYLWALSNKNPHYFSYGLDTTKVNVRLYRVHVDDAIRGTVCANDDDEYKAEGVFDYSKTPEDFIK
- the LOC129798431 gene encoding L-dopachrome tautomerase yellow-f2-like, coding for MKFFLSVIALASFQYVFCDDVERFYAWRNITFEDVKEGTYKPGDVIPTGVTHDAKTKKLYFGVPRRYSNIPYTLAEIDTRNYNRSEIRSPPFSKFNSQSGKEFTSIYQPVIDDCRRLWVLDVGQVDYKKHGNEYPTKNPEIIAFDLNQEGNPEVHRYKLEGDVARSPLGFGGFAVDVINPNGNCAKSDETYLYITNFIDNALIVYDMKNKNAWKFNDDSFKPEPGKSVFNHKGEQYSYIAGIFGITLGDRNKDGHRPAYYLAGSSTKVYSVNTASLKEKGASLKPRLLGERGFKTEAIALAYDPKTKVIFFVESDSRQVSCWNIQKELIPKNVGVIYTNAYFVFGTDIMVDADSTLWFMSNAHPPTELPNLDFDKRQIRLMYVPTHRAIRNLPCEVRKPK